One Brassica oleracea var. oleracea cultivar TO1000 chromosome C7, BOL, whole genome shotgun sequence genomic window carries:
- the LOC106304741 gene encoding protein FD-like, which translates to MLFSANHQRNNRVSATSKNKTLNKVSSISSSSSPSHPQDSQSQKKSLVTMEDVWKDINLGSIHSQHPRGNHEPRFGSHNHHNQNSNSIFQDFLNRPLNQEPTIPTSLTISSSSNGDTTTVTALLSSSPLEPPATVLSLNSGAGFEFLDNQDPLVTPNYNLHSHNHLTNIPSFNTSFEALDTPTCFGKKRGQESNEEGSGNRRNKRMIKNRESAARSRARKQAYTNELELKVAHLKAENARLMRQQDQVKIEAENQQPKKNTLQRASTAPF; encoded by the exons ATGTTGTTTTCAGCAAATCATCAGAGAAACAATAGAGTCTCTGCTACGAGCAAGAACAAGACTCTCAACAAAGTTTCTTCCATTTCATCCTCATCATCTCCTTCACACCCACAAGACTCTCAATCCCAAAAGAAATCTCTAGTCACCATGGAAGATGTTTGGAAAGATATCAACCTTGGTTCCATCCACAGCCAACATCCACGAGGCAACCATGAGCCAAGGTTCGGGAGCCACAACCACCATAACCAAAACTCTAACTCTATCTTCCAAGATTTTCTCAACAGGCCTTTGAACCAGGAACCAACAATACCCACCAGCCTCACCATAAGTTCTTCCTCTAATGGAGATACCACCACTGTCACTGCTCTCTTGAGCAGCTCTCCTTTGGAACCTCCTGCAACTGTTCTGAGCTTGAATTCTGGAGCCGGCTTTGAGTTTCTTGATAACCAAGATCCTCTTGTTACCCCTAACTATAATCTGCATAGCCACAATCACCTCACAAACATTCCTTCATTCAACACGTCTTTTGAGGCTCTGGATACACCGACTTGTTTTGGAAAGAAAAGAGGCCAAGAGTCTAATGAAGAAGGTTCAGGGAACCGAAGAAATAAGCGTATGATCAAGAACAGAGAATCTGCTGCTCGTTCAAGAGCTAGGAAACAG GCTTATACAAACGAGTTAGAGCTTAAAGTTGCTCACCTAAAGGCAGAAAATGCAAGACTCATGAGACAACAAGATCAG GTGAAAATAGAGGCAGAAAATCAGCAACCCAAAAAGAACACACTCCAACGGGCTTCCACAGCACCATTTTGA
- the LOC106303681 gene encoding ras-related protein RABB1b — MSYDYLFKYIIIGDTGVGKSCLLLQFTDKRFQPVHDLTIGVEFGARMVTVDGRPLKLQIWDTAGQESFRSITRSYYRGAAGALLVYDITRRETFNHLASWLEDARQHANPNMSIMLIGNKCDLAHKRAVSKEEGQQFAKEHGLLFLEASARTAQNVEEAFIKTAAKILQNIQDGVFDVSNESSGIKVGYGRPQGAAGGRDGAISQGSGCCG, encoded by the exons ATGTCTTACGATTACCTCTTCAAGTACATAATCATCGGCGACACAG GTGTCGGAAAATCATGCTTGCTTCTGCAATTCACTGACAAGAGGTTCCAACCAGTCCACGATCTCACCATTGGTGTCGAGTTCGGTGCTCGCATGGTCACCGTCGATGGACGCCCCCTCAAACTCCAAATTTGGGACACC GCTGGACAAGAGTCGTTTAGATCCATCACTAGATCGTATTACAGAGGAGCAGCTGGAGCGTTACTTGTTTACGATATCACCAG GAGAGAGACGTTTAACCATCTGGCGAGCTGGTTAGAGGATGCTCGGCAACATGCTAATCCCAACATGAGTATTATGCTGATTGGGAACAAATGCGATCTCGCTCACAAGAGAGCTGTTAGCAAAGAGGAGGGTCAACAGTTTGCTAAAGAACATGGACTCTTGTTCTTAGAAGCTTCTGCTAGAACTGCTCAAAACGTTGAGGAG GCCTTCATAAAGACGGCAGCAAAGATCCTCCAGAACATTCAGGACGGCGTCTTTGATGTATCCAATGAG TCATCAGGTATTAAGGTTGGCTACGGGCGTCCTCAAGGTGCAGCTGGAGGAAGAGATGGTGCCATCTCTCAAGGAAGTGGCTGTTGTGGTTAA
- the LOC106303794 gene encoding F-box protein At4g35930 isoform X2, whose protein sequence is MGKVSPKDSDSKISTRKKKLKSSNNKYLKPGALVQLCYSKASATAKSNNDLGKKRVPVFDTKPARSSVIAVEDVSSPRSPLLSSPVNVVKRSSLVRPMKFDDLQVESSKKSPLMLSPVGVVMQNSLLRTPKTPQAEPCDSESQFEALPMDLLVKIVCHLHHDELKAVFHVSQRIRAAAVIARQYHFNYTTPDRSRQEMLSVLTPMPINRWPFVRIMGSPHTPKAPRHAPRPPCRTKLAEMKQITAVLFQDPTAFPSRCSVPSVLQRPTLFKPLAPKHPRVLFYEDELCQAVAQNNLQ, encoded by the exons ATGGGGAAGGTATCACCGAAGGATTCGGATTCGAAGATCTCAACGAGGAAGAAGAAGCTGAAGAGTTCGAATAACAAGTACTTAAAGCCTGGGGCTCTTGTTCAGCTTTGTTACAGCAAAGCTTCGGCTACGGCTAAGTCTAATAATGATTTGGGGAAGAAACGTGTACCTGTGTTTGATACTAAGCCTGCTAGGAGCAGTGTGATTGCTGTGGAAGATGTTAGTTCTCCCAGGAGCCCTCTTTTATCGTCCCCTGTTAACGTTGTTAAGAGGAGCAGTCTGGTGAGGCCGATGAAGTTCGATGATTTGCAGGTGGAGAGTAGTAAGAAGAGTCCTTTAATGTTATCTCCTGTGGGTGTTGTTATGCAAAACTCGCTGTTGAGGACGCCGAAGACGCCGCAAGCTGAGCCTTGTGATTCTGAGTCTCAGTTTGAGGCTCTTCCCATGGATTTATTG GTTAAGATTGTGTGTCATCTGCACCATGACGAGCTGAAGGCAGTGTTCCATGTTTCTCAGAGAATAAGGGCAGCT GCTGTGATTGCAAGACAGTATCATTTCAATTATACAACGCCAGACCGCTCAAGGCAGGAGATGCTGAGTGTTCTGACCCCAATGCCAATAAATCGTTGGCCATTTGTTAG GATCATGGGAAGCCCACACACCCCAAAGGCACCGAGACATGCTCCTCGGCCACCTTGCCGAACTAAACTAGCGGAGATGAAGCAAATCACCGCCGTTCTTTTCCAAGACCCGACGGCTTTCCCTTCGAGGTGCAGCGTTCCTTCGGTTCTCCAGAGGCCGACTTTGTTCAAACCACTGGCTCCAAAGCACCCTCGTGTGCTCTTCTATGAAGATGAGTTATGTCAAGCTGTTGCTCAAAACAACCTTCAGTGA
- the LOC106304125 gene encoding UPF0434 protein BRADO0313 isoform X2 — MVRLSRVMLKEAGNAIDKTLSEILVCPLSKQPLRVCEKTKSLVSDTIGVSFPIKDGIPCLVPKDGKILEEDGDASKAS; from the exons ATGGTGAGATTAAGCAGAGTGATGCTTAAAGAGGCTGGAAATGCAATCGACAAGACTCTGTCGGAGATTCTCGTGTGCCCTCTCTCCAAGCAACCTTTGAG GGTCTGCGAGAAGACGAAGTCACTTGTCAGCGACACGATCGGTGTCTCATTTCCT ATAAAAGATGGGATTCCATGCTTGGTTCCAAAGGATGGAAAAATACTTGAGGAGGATGGTGATGCATCCAAAGCTTCTTGA
- the LOC106304125 gene encoding UPF0434 protein BRADO0313 isoform X1, producing the protein MVRLSRVMLKEAGNAIDKTLSEILVCPLSKQPLRFGSVRVCEKTKSLVSDTIGVSFPIKDGIPCLVPKDGKILEEDGDASKAS; encoded by the exons ATGGTGAGATTAAGCAGAGTGATGCTTAAAGAGGCTGGAAATGCAATCGACAAGACTCTGTCGGAGATTCTCGTGTGCCCTCTCTCCAAGCAACCTTTGAGGTTCGGTTCGGTTCG GGTCTGCGAGAAGACGAAGTCACTTGTCAGCGACACGATCGGTGTCTCATTTCCT ATAAAAGATGGGATTCCATGCTTGGTTCCAAAGGATGGAAAAATACTTGAGGAGGATGGTGATGCATCCAAAGCTTCTTGA
- the LOC106303794 gene encoding F-box protein At4g35930 isoform X1 codes for MGKVSPKDSDSKISTRKKKLKSSNNKYLKPGALVQLCYSKASATAKSNNDLGKKRVPVFDTKPARSSVIAVEDVSSPRSPLLSSPVNVVKRSSLVRPMKFDDLQVESSKKSPLMLSPVGVVMQNSLLRTPKTPQAEPCDSESQFEALPMDLLVKIVCHLHHDELKAVFHVSQRIRAAAVIARQYHFNYTTPDRSRQEMLSVLTPMPINRWPFVSKGDENYRIMGSPHTPKAPRHAPRPPCRTKLAEMKQITAVLFQDPTAFPSRCSVPSVLQRPTLFKPLAPKHPRVLFYEDELCQAVAQNNLQ; via the exons ATGGGGAAGGTATCACCGAAGGATTCGGATTCGAAGATCTCAACGAGGAAGAAGAAGCTGAAGAGTTCGAATAACAAGTACTTAAAGCCTGGGGCTCTTGTTCAGCTTTGTTACAGCAAAGCTTCGGCTACGGCTAAGTCTAATAATGATTTGGGGAAGAAACGTGTACCTGTGTTTGATACTAAGCCTGCTAGGAGCAGTGTGATTGCTGTGGAAGATGTTAGTTCTCCCAGGAGCCCTCTTTTATCGTCCCCTGTTAACGTTGTTAAGAGGAGCAGTCTGGTGAGGCCGATGAAGTTCGATGATTTGCAGGTGGAGAGTAGTAAGAAGAGTCCTTTAATGTTATCTCCTGTGGGTGTTGTTATGCAAAACTCGCTGTTGAGGACGCCGAAGACGCCGCAAGCTGAGCCTTGTGATTCTGAGTCTCAGTTTGAGGCTCTTCCCATGGATTTATTG GTTAAGATTGTGTGTCATCTGCACCATGACGAGCTGAAGGCAGTGTTCCATGTTTCTCAGAGAATAAGGGCAGCT GCTGTGATTGCAAGACAGTATCATTTCAATTATACAACGCCAGACCGCTCAAGGCAGGAGATGCTGAGTGTTCTGACCCCAATGCCAATAAATCGTTGGCCATTTGTTAG CAAGGGTGATGAAAACTATAGGATCATGGGAAGCCCACACACCCCAAAGGCACCGAGACATGCTCCTCGGCCACCTTGCCGAACTAAACTAGCGGAGATGAAGCAAATCACCGCCGTTCTTTTCCAAGACCCGACGGCTTTCCCTTCGAGGTGCAGCGTTCCTTCGGTTCTCCAGAGGCCGACTTTGTTCAAACCACTGGCTCCAAAGCACCCTCGTGTGCTCTTCTATGAAGATGAGTTATGTCAAGCTGTTGCTCAAAACAACCTTCAGTGA
- the LOC106306689 gene encoding la-related protein 1C-like — protein sequence MASSNNPNSSSSSSSGSPTAAQSRRPSRHVSSPWTQIVRGGESVPTIAAAAAAAPSSPQSKPPIEPIADASASSVEAAAGEEKPEGNAGKKPVWKRPSNGGAAASEVGPVMGASSWPALSEAANKSSSDSLKSLGDVVAPSPPVPVSQGIANASVPASKPVGRANPNPTPNNSRQRSFKRNGASGSAANGTASQPSGLSSLAESPSHNPSPRGQNQRNGFPSQTHGGSGGGGADNVSQRDSYRNQNGNHHQTHGGRRNQEQHGNQNWTFSRSFNGREGNAQSQRGAPPAFVRHPPPPPVQTIPPQFMAAQPFASPLPFPPELASQYYQRMPFVAPLSPGPVFYHVQDPPLNIKLQKQIHYYFSEENLIKDTYLRRQMDDQGFVPLPVIAGFNKVAELTDSVQQIAEALQGSPVVEVQGERIRKRYNWQLWLIPQDPSSPLSVGAVASRVGNLALGESSAGPNGGSSSRLQPAGAGNEAVSDGQQQSPGGVPGSNRNGSDGANR from the exons ATGGCCTCCTCCAATAACCCTAACTCTTCTTCTTCTTCTTCTTCCGGCAGCCCCACCGCCGCGCAATCGCGCCGCCCCTCTCGGCATGTTTCCTCTCCCTGGACTCAAATCGTCCGCGGCGGCGAATCGGTCCCCACGATCGCCGCCGCCGCCGCAGCTGCTCCGTCCTCTCCTCAATCCAAGCCCCCGATCGAGCCGATCGCTGATGCTTCTGCTTCTTCGGTTGAGGCGGCTGCTGGAGAGGAGAAACCGGAGGGCAATGCCGGGAAGAAACCGGTTTGGAAAAGGCCTTCTAACGGTGGGGCTGCTGCTTCTGAGGTTGGACCTGTCATGGGAGCTTCGTCTTGGCCTGCGCTTTCGGAGGCTGCCAACAAGTCTTCCTCTGACTCTCTTAAAAGCCTCGGCGATGTTGTAGCGCCGTCGCCACCTGTCCCCGTTTCTCAG GGAATTGCTAATGCTTCTGTTCCTGCTTCGAAGCCAGTGGGCCGTGCAAATCCTAATCCAACACCAAACAACTCGCGCCAGAGATCATTTAAACGAAATGGCGCTTCTGGATCCGCTGCTAATGGTACTGCTTCCCAACCATCAGGGCTGAGTTCACTTGCGGAGTCGCCTTCGCACAACCCTTCTCCCAGAGGCCAGAACCAGAGGAACGGCTTTCCGTCACAAACCCATGGTGGTAGTGGTGGTGGTGGGGCTGACAACGTATCTCAACGAGACTCGTACAGGAACCAAAACGGTAACCATCACCAAACTCACGGCGGCAGGCGCAATCAGGAGCAGCACGGAAATCAAAACTGGACTTTCAGCAGGAGCTTTAACGGGAGAGAAGGGAATGCACAATCACAGAGAGGTGCTCCTCCAGCTTTTGTAAGACATCCACCTCCTCCACCTGTGCAGACAATTCCTCCTCAGTTTATGGCGGCTCAGCCGTTTGCCAGCCCTCTGCCTTTCCCTCCTG AACTGGCGTCGCAATATTATCAGCGTATGCCTTTCGTTGCTCCTCTCTCACCTGGGCCAGTCTTCTACCATGTCCAAGATCCTCCTTTGAACATAAAACTTCAGAAGCAAATACATTATTATTTTAG TGAAGAGAATTTGATTAAAGACACATATCTTCGTCGGCAGATGGATGATCAGGGTTTTGTTCCACTACCTGTGATTGCTGGTTTCAATAAG GTTGCAGAACTTACAGATAGTGTGCAGCAAATAGCGGAGGCTCTACAAGGTTCACCTGTTGTGGAAGTTCAG GGTGAAAGAATAAGGAAACGCTATAATTGGCAACTTTGGTTGATTCCTCAAGACCCTTCGAGCCCCCTGTCTGTTGGTGCAGTAGCAAGCCGAGTCGGAAACTTGGCTCTTGGTGAGAGCTCGGCAGGTCCAAATGGTGGCTCAAGCAGTCGGCTCCAACCTGCGGGAGCAGGAAACGAAGCTGTTTCAGATGGTCAGCAACAGTCTCCTGGTGGTGTTCCAGGGAGCAACCGCAATGGCTCGGATGGTGCAAACCGTTGA
- the LOC106301973 gene encoding protein MID1-COMPLEMENTING ACTIVITY 1-like codes for MSHSWDGLGEIASVAQLTGLDAVKLIGLIVKAANTAWMHKKNCRQFAQHLKLIGNLLEQLKLSEMKKYPETREPLEGLEDALRRSYILVNSCRDRSYLYLLAMGWNIVYQFRKAQDEIDRFLKIIPLITLVDNARVRERLEYIDRDQFEYTFAEEDRHVQDVIMKQESTREAASVLKKTLSCSYPNLRFCDALKTENEKLQIELQRSQEHYDVAQCEVIQRLIGVTQTVGEVDGGSEKELAKKASRKTVEYSYEEDHPKQSSSRAASRSTSSVTSRHDMLSRRESQHHEEWHTDLLACCSEPSLCLKTFFFPCGTLAKIATAATNRHMSSAEACNELMAYSLILSCCCYTCCVRRKLRKTLNITGGYIDDFLSHLMCCCCALVQELREVEIRGAYGMEKTKVSPPPSQFMEH; via the exons ATGTCTCATTCATGGGACGGACTCGGGGAGATCGCATCAGTAGCGCAACTCACGGGCCTCGACGCCGTCAAGCTCATCGGCCTCATCGTCAAAGCCGCCAACACCGCGTGGATGCACAAGAAGAACTGCCGCCAGTTCGCTCAGCACCTCAAGCTCATCGGGAACTTGCTCGAGCAGCTCAAGCTCTCCGAGATGAAGAAGTATCCGGAGACTCGCGAGCCTCTCGAAGGCCTCGAGGATGCTCTGAGGAGGTCTTATATTTTGGTTAACAGCTGTCGGGACAGGAGCTATCTCTACTTGTTGGCTATGGGGTGGAACATTGTGTATCAGTTCAGGAAGGCTCAGGATGAGATTGATCGGTTTCTTAAGATCATTCCTCTCATCACTTTGGTTGATAACGCTCGAGTTAGG GAGAGGTTAGAGTATATTGACCGTGATCAGTTCGAGTATACTTTTGCTGAAGAGGATAGACATGTGCAGGATGTTATTATGAAACAAGAATCCACCAGAGAAGCAGCTTCTGTGCTGAAGAAGACTCTCTCTTGCTCGTACCCTAACTTGCGGTTCTGTGATGCTCTCAAAACGGAAAACGAGAAACTGCAGATCGAGCTTCAGCGTTCGCAGGAGCATTATGATGTGGCTCAGTGTGAAGTCATTCAGCGTTTAATCGGTGTTACTCAAACTGTTGGTGAGGTTGATGGCGGCTCTGAGAAGGAACTGGCGAAGAAAGCTTCGAGAAAAACTGTTGAATATTCGTATGAGGAAGATCATCCCAAGCAAAGCAGTAGTCGTGCAGCTTCGAG GTCCACCTCTTCTGTTACATCGAGGCATGATATGCTTTCACGAAGAGAATCACAGCACCATGAAGAATGGCATACCGACTTGCTAGCTTGTTGCTCGGAACCTTCTCTTT GCTTGAAGACATTCTTTTTCCCGTGTGGTACTTTGGCGAAGATTGCCACTGCAGCAACTAACAGGCACATGT CTTCAGCTGAAGCATGTAATGAGCTAATGGCGTATTCTTTGATACTTTCGTGTTGCTGCTACACTTGCTGCGTTAGGAGGAAACTCCGGAAAACACTCAACATAACG GGAGGGTACATTGACGACTTTCTATCTCATTTGATGTGTTGTTGCTGTGCTCTAGTTCAAGAACTGCGAGAAGTTGAGATTCGTGGGGCTTATG GTATGGAGAAGACGAAAGTAAGTCCGCCTCCTTCGCAGTTCATGGAACATTGA
- the LOC106306106 gene encoding glutamic acid-rich protein — translation MSRCFPFPPPGYVVNGIRDEAMIESIKGAEDKCNKEQRKKERKRDKKENKDKKDKKRKERERGEGESEKHSHKRRRKEEVAKDVQNNQKVDVFGKLKESEINCLEKSSLTVERELVQSTSQNSCDSTLNSNDKVKQPLNGRHNSNELPKEMEKEKQPLDGRHNNNNDSESIIRIRLPIRRPKDPEVMVMTNKDQPCPSREIKLDSLVTKEQPQQHPCSTSAPQQEKRKKHTSSRKHKEKKKVPSSTTEETYQPSRLCRLCPPSVAEHFLNVVENWVPNTIESSVELTNSEDDDESWWLMKKKKPSSHKIDTCKQLNRNNETKEVLISSSIAWPRASLLPEAHVYALPYTVPF, via the exons ATGTCTCGGTGTTTCCCGTTCCCGCCACCTGGATATGTAGTGAACGGAATCCGCGATGAGGCTATGATCGAATCGATCAAG GGGGCTGAGGACAAGTGTAATAAAGAACAGAGGAAGAAGGAGAGAAAAAGAGATAAGAAAGAGAACAAGGATAAGAAGGATAAAAAGAGGAAGGAGAGGGAAAGAGGGGAAGGGGAAAGCGAAAAACACTCTCATAAGAGAAGGCGAAAAGAGGAAGTTGCCAAAGATGTTCAGAACAACCAGAAAGTTGATGTTTTTGGCAAACTAAAAGAAAGTGAAATAAACTGTTTGGAGAAGAGCAGCCTTACTGTGGAACGTGAGCTGGTTCAGTCCACGTCTCAAAACTCTTGTGATAGCACTCTTAACAGCAATGACAAGGTTAAGCAGCCTCTCAATGGTAGACATAACAGCAATGAGCTACCTAAGGAGATGGAGAAGGAGAAGCAGCCTCTCGATGGTAGACATAATAACAACAACGACTCTG AAAGCATCATTCGGATTCGGTTGCCTATTCGAAGGCCGAAAGATCCTGAGGTGATGGTGATGACCAACAAGGATCAACCTTGTCCTTCCCGGGAAATAAAGTTAGATAGTCTTGTTACTAAAGAGCAGCCGCAACAACATCCTTGTTCCACTTCTGCACCACAACAAGAGAAGAGAAAAAAACACACTTCCTCAAGGAAACACAAAGAGAAGAAGAAAGTGCCGTCTTCTACTACTGAAGAAACTTATCAACCTTCAAGGCTATGCAGGTTGTGCCCTCCATCAGTGGCGGAGCACTTCTTGAATGTAGTTGAGAATTGGGTCCCTAACACGATCGAGAGCAGCGTAGAGCTAACTAACTCTGAAGATGACGACGAATCTTGGTGGTTGATGAAGAAGAAGAAGCCAAGTAGCCACAAGATCGACACATGCAAACAGCTTAACAGAAACAATGAGACCAAGGAAGTACTAATAAGCAGTTCAATAGCATGGCCACGTGCTAGCCTTTTACCAGAAGCTCATGTCTACGCCTTACCTTACACCGTCCCTTTCTGA